Proteins encoded within one genomic window of Bos indicus x Bos taurus breed Angus x Brahman F1 hybrid chromosome 18, Bos_hybrid_MaternalHap_v2.0, whole genome shotgun sequence:
- the LOC113875922 gene encoding vomeronasal type-1 receptor 1 produces MFSASLEMGTIFLIQTGIGLMGNISLFCLYNFTLLTGHNLRPIDPILMQLVIANATVLFSKGIPQTLAAFGWRYFLDDTGCKLVFYFHRVATGVSFSTTCLFNGFQALKLKPSIWRWMELQMRALRFIAFCCFLCWIGHILINSCILIIVKGPLNEKNFSTRNNYGYCSWYMTEGSLGSLYTVMYFFLDILSLGFMVWASSSIVLFLGRHKRRIQRICSHRVSPRPSCEGRATRTVLVLVSSFVTFYTVYIILTIWMTLVANPGQWMVNTSVLLATCFPAFSPFVLIIKDTRISQFCFACMARKTLFANVLVVL; encoded by the coding sequence ATGTTTTCTGCCAGCTTGGAAATGGGGACTATATTCCTCATTCAGACAGGAATTGGCCTCATGGGAAACAtctccctcttttgtctttatAACTTCACTTTGCTCACTGGACATAATTTGAGGCCCATAGACCCAATCCTCATGCAACTGGTCATCGCCAATGCCACAGTTCTTTTCTCTAAAGGCATACCACAGACACTGGCAGCTTTCGGATGGAGGTATTTCCTGGATGACACTGGATGTAAACTTGTCTTCTATTTCCACAGAGTAGCCACGGGAGTTTCCTTTAGCACCACCTGCCTCTTCAATGGCTTCCAGGCCCTTAAGCTCAAGCCCAGTATCTGGAGGTGGATGGAACTCCAGATGAGAGCTCTAAGATTCATTGCcttctgctgtttcctctgctggaTTGGGCATATCTTGATAAATTCTTGTATTCTTATCATAGTAAAGGGTCCACTGAATGAGAAGAACTTCAGTACGAGAAATAATTACGGGTACTGTTCTTGGTATATGACAGAGGGTTCTCTGGGCTCACTATACACAGTCATGTACTTTTTCCTTGATATTCTGAGTTTAGGTTTTATGGTCTGGGCCAGTAGCTCTATAGTTCTTTTCCTGGGCAGACACAAACGGCGAATCCAACGCATTTGCAGCCACCGAGTCTCCCCCAGACCTTCCTGTGAGGGCAGAGCCACACGCACTGTCCTGGTCCTGGTAAGCTCCTTTGTTACATTCTATACAGTCTACATCATTTTGACAATTTGGATGACTCTAGTTGCAAACCCAGGGCAGTGGATGGTGAACACCTCTGTCCTTTTGGCCACATGTTTTCCAGCATTCAGCCCCTTTGTGCTCATTATCAAGGACACGCGTATCTCTCAGTTCTGCTTTGCCTGTATGGCAAGGAAAACACTGTTTGCTAATGTGCTTGTTGTTCTATGA